In Chelonia mydas isolate rCheMyd1 chromosome 18, rCheMyd1.pri.v2, whole genome shotgun sequence, a single genomic region encodes these proteins:
- the KLHL17 gene encoding kelch-like protein 17 produces the protein MEAGMQLLNRDGHSISHNSKRHYHDAFVCMNRMRQRGLLCDIVLHVGTKEIKAHKVVLASCSPYFHAMFTNEMSESRQTHVTLHDIDPQALDQLVQYAYTAEIVVGEGNVQTLLPAASLLQLNGVRDACCKFLLSQLDPSNCLGIRGFADTHSCSDLLKSAHKYVLQHFVEVSKTEEFMLLPLKQVLDLISSDSLNVPSEEEVYRAVLSWVKHDVDSRRQHVPRLMKCVRLPLLSRDFLMSNVDTELLVRHHSECKDLLIEALKYHLMPEQRGVLGNSRTRPRRCEGASTVLFAVGGGSLFAIHGDCEAYDTRTDRWHMVASMSTRRARVGVAAIGNKLYAVGGYDGTSDLATVESYDPVTNSWQPEVSMGTRRSCLGVAALHGLLYAAGGYDGASCLNSAERYDPLTGTWTSIAAMSTRRRYVRVATLDGNLYAVGGYDSSSHLATVEKFEPQVNTWTPIANMLSRRSSAGVAVLEGMLYVAGGNDGTSCLNSVERYNPKTNTWESVAPMNIRRSTHDLVAMDGWLYAVGGNDGSSSLNSIEKYNPRTNKWVAASCMFTRRSSVGVAVLELLNFPPPSSPTLSVSSTSL, from the exons ATGGAGGCGGGGATGCAGCTCCTCAACCGGGACGGCcacagcatctcccacaattccaAGCGGCATTACCACGACGCCTTCGTGTGCATGAATCGCATGCGGCAGCGCGGCCTGCTCTGCGACATCGTGCTGCACGTGGGCACCAAGGAGATCAAGGCCCACAAGGTGGTGCTGGCCTCCTGCAGCCCCTACTTCCACGCCATGTTCACAA ATGAGATGAGTGAAAGCCGCCAGACCCATGTGACGCTGCACGACATTGACCCGCAGGCCCTGGATCAGCTGGTGCAATATGCTTACACTGCGGAGATCGTGGTGGGTGAAGGGAATGTGCAG ACGCTGCTTCCAGCCGCCAGCCTCCTCCAGCTCAACGGCGTGCGGGACGCCTGCTGCAAGTTCCTGCTGAGCCAGCTGGACCCATCCAACTGCCTGGGCATCCGGGGCTTCGCCGACACGCACTCCTGCAGCGACCTGCTCAAGTCCGCCCACAAGTACGTCCTCCAGCACTTCGTGGAGGTGTCCAAGACGGAGGAGTTCATGCTGCTGCCGCTCAAGCAG gtgctggacctcatctcTAGCGACAGCCTCAACGTGCCATCTGAGGAAGAGGTGTATCGGGCTGTGCTGAGCTGGGTCAAACACGACGTGGACAGCAGGAGGCAGCACGTCCCCAGG CTCATGAAGTGCGTCCGGCTGCCCCTGCTGAGCCGGGACTTCCTGATGAGCAACGTGGACACGGAGCTCCTGGTCCGGCACCACTCGGAGTGTAAGGACCTGCTGATCGAGGCCCTCAAGTACCACCTCATGCCGGAGCAGAGAGGGGTCCTCGGCAACAGCAGAACCCGGCCCCGGCGGTGCGAGGGGGCCAGCACCGTGCTCTTCGCCGTGG GTGGGGGGAGCTTATTCGCCATCCACGGAGACTGCGAAGCCTACGACACGCGGACGGATCGGTGGCATATGGTGGCCTCCATGTCGACCCGGAGGGCCAGGGTGGGCGTCGCTGCCATCGGAAACAAGCTGTACGCTGTGGGCGG TTACGACGGGACCTCCGACCTGGCCACAGTGGAGTCGTACGACCCGGTTACCAACTCCTGGCAGCCGGAGGTGTCCATGGGCACCAGGCGCAGTTGTCTGGGGGTGGCGGCGCTTCACGGGCTCCTCTATGCAGCGGGGGGATATGACGGGGCCTCGTGTCTGAACAG CGCTGAGAGGTACGACCCCCTGACGGGCACCTGGACCTCGATCGCCGCCATGAGCACCAGGAGGCGATACGTCCGGGTGGCGACACTAG ATGGCAATCTCTACGCCGTCGGGGGATATGATAGCTCGTCCCACTTAGCCACGGTGGAGAAGTTTGAGCCGCAG GTCAACACATGGACCCCCATTGCCAACATGCTGAGCCGGAGAAGCAGCGCCGGCGTGGCCGTGCTGGAGGGGATGCTCTACGTGGCTGGCGGCAACGACGGGACCAGCTGCCTGAACTCTGTGGAGCGCTACAACCCGAAAACCAACACCTGGGAGAGCGTGGCCCCCATGAACATTCGGAG GAGCACCCACGACCTGGTGGCCATGGACGGGTGGCTGTACGCGGTGGGCGGGAACGACGGGAGCTCCAGCCTCAACTCCATCGAGAAGTACAACCCCCGCACCAACAAGTGGGTGGCGGCCTCGTGCATGTTCACGCGTCGGAGCAGCGTGGGGGTGGCGGTGCTGGAACTGCTcaacttcccgcccccctcctcgCCCACCCTCTCCGTGTCCTCGACGAGCCTTTGA